The following is a genomic window from Coleofasciculaceae cyanobacterium.
TGAACGAAGAATTGGTGCTTTTTTGATGACAACTGCATACCAGGGAACTCAAATTACTACTGCGTTATTCCTCACAGCAATGGCAGCTAATCCTCTGATGGCAGAACTTGCCCAAGAGATTGCTGGTGTACGTATAGATTGGCTGACTTGGGCTTTAGCTGCATTATTACCTGGCAGCATAAGTTTATTAATTATGCCTCTAATAATTTATTGGTTTTATCCTCCACAGCTTAAATCTACCCCTGAAGCTCCAGCACTTGCCCAAAAAAAGCTCCGACAAATGGGCAAAATTAAACAGTCTGAGTGGTCAATCTTGGTAATATTTGTAGTGTTATTGGTATTTTGGGGATGGGGCAAACAGCTTTGGGGAATTGAAAGCGCTACTACTGGTTTAATTGGGGTTGTTTTGCTGTTAATTACTCAAGTATTAACTTGGAGAGATATTACCCAAGAACAGCAAACCTGGGATATTTTTATTTGGTTTTCTATCTTGCTCATGATGGCAACTTTTTTAAGCCAGTTTGGCTTTATTAATTGGATCAGCAACGTAATGGGCAGTGCTATTGAGAATTTATGGTGGCAAATAGCTTTTGTCTGTTTAAGCCTAGTTTATTTTTACAGCAATTATTTTTTTGCCAGCAAAGCGGCTCGTGCTGGCGCGATGTATCCTGCCTTCTTATCTGTCGCTATTTCTTTGGGAACGCCACCAATGTACGCTGCCCTGCTTTTAGCTTTCTTAGTTAACTTATCGGGCTGTCTAACTCATTATTGCACTGCCGAAGCGCCAATTTATTTGAGTGCAGGATATATGGATGCTGCCACCTGGTGTAGACTGGGATTTTACTTAAGTTTGGCTTATTTAATCATTTGGATCGTGATTGGGGGTTGGTGGTGGCATTTGCTAGGGTTTATTTAGCTTTAGTATCTAAAGTCACAAAATCATAGCCAGTTCCTGATTTTTTACCAGGATAAATCTCAACTAAAGTTCCTCGTAAATTGCGATCGCCTGATGGTAAGAAATTAATAGTTGAAGATGCTCCCTGAGCCGAAAATTCGGGATTGGCTAAAACTTGCTGTATCTTTTGTCTTTCTGAACCAGAAGCGATCGCTTTAGACAAAGCTTGAGTAGCATCATAAGCCATTGCAGTTCGCCAATTGACTGCTCCACCCCATAATTCTTCGGCATTTTTGGTGAATGAATTAGCTAAGGATGGATACCAAGCTACCGAAAGAACCATCCCGTTAGCATCTTTTTGTCCCTCTTTAAGTGTTTTATAAGTGGTCATAGAATGGTTGCCTAGTAGAGTTAGGCGATCTTCATTAGCTGCAACTATTTCTATCACTTTGTCCACTTTACGGACAGAAGGAGCAAGTAGCAAGGCATCTGCACCCTGACTAACTGCTTGGGAAGGAATCTCTGTCGGCGAAAAATCGGCTGCTGCTAAATCGCAATCAAGAGAAGTAATTTTACCGCCGTAATTGTAAACAGCCCAGGTAAAATTTTCTTTAAACGAGACACTAACTTGAGCTTCAGAATCGATACATATTGTGATGTTCTCTTTTCCTGCAATCTTAACCGCATATTCAGCTAGTGTTTCAGCTAAATCTCTGGTGCTAGGGGTAGTACGAAAAATATAATTGCCCATTGTCGCTAACACTTCGGCTGAACTTGTGGGAGTAATCATGACTAAACCGCTCTTTTGATAAATTGGAGCGGCAGCAATAGAGGCATTGCTATCGTTGTGTCCTACTACTGCTAAAACTTTTTTATCTTTAACAAACCTTTCGGCGATCTCTTGAGCAATCTTAGAATCATTATCATCGTTGGCAATTTTAATCATCATCAACTTGCCGTTAATACCACCTCGATGATTAATTTCATCTTGAGCTTGAGCTACACCCCGTAAAATTTCCTGCGCTACATTAAGGTTTCCCCCAACAGGAACACTAACTCCAATGATGTAAGGATCTTCTGTTTTAGCAGCAATAGTATTATTGAGGTAAATACGAGATTCTGGATCGTTGCGATCGCTTAAAAGAGCAGAATTAAATTTTGCAATAGCATTAACATAATCTCCATCGGCAAAAGCCTCAACTCCCGCTTGCTTGGATATACTATTATGAGCAGTAACTAATATTTTATCGCCAATACTAATTCGCTTTTGAACGGCATTGCTATCTGTTTTTACTTTAGGAAAAAACTGGTTATCAGCGTTGTTTAGCCAATAAAC
Proteins encoded in this region:
- a CDS encoding anion permease, whose amino-acid sequence is MLPLFIGSIIWLLPSPTGVNEQAWHLLAIFLATIISFITKPLPIGAVAIIALTVLITSNTLTIEQGLSGFSDKTSWLTVSSFLIARAIIKTGLGTRIAYLFITIIGKNTLLLSYGLLVTDLVLSPVMPSGNARSGGVIFPIVKSLAKAYHSDSHDGTERRIGAFLMTTAYQGTQITTALFLTAMAANPLMAELAQEIAGVRIDWLTWALAALLPGSISLLIMPLIIYWFYPPQLKSTPEAPALAQKKLRQMGKIKQSEWSILVIFVVLLVFWGWGKQLWGIESATTGLIGVVLLLITQVLTWRDITQEQQTWDIFIWFSILLMMATFLSQFGFINWISNVMGSAIENLWWQIAFVCLSLVYFYSNYFFASKAARAGAMYPAFLSVAISLGTPPMYAALLLAFLVNLSGCLTHYCTAEAPIYLSAGYMDAATWCRLGFYLSLAYLIIWIVIGGWWWHLLGFI
- a CDS encoding ABC transporter substrate-binding protein encodes the protein MLKKKNTLNQKNFLLLLYIFILCVFGPAVYWLNNADNQFFPKVKTDSNAVQKRISIGDKILVTAHNSISKQAGVEAFADGDYVNAIAKFNSALLSDRNDPESRIYLNNTIAAKTEDPYIIGVSVPVGGNLNVAQEILRGVAQAQDEINHRGGINGKLMMIKIANDDNDSKIAQEIAERFVKDKKVLAVVGHNDSNASIAAAPIYQKSGLVMITPTSSAEVLATMGNYIFRTTPSTRDLAETLAEYAVKIAGKENITICIDSEAQVSVSFKENFTWAVYNYGGKITSLDCDLAAADFSPTEIPSQAVSQGADALLLAPSVRKVDKVIEIVAANEDRLTLLGNHSMTTYKTLKEGQKDANGMVLSVAWYPSLANSFTKNAEELWGGAVNWRTAMAYDATQALSKAIASGSERQKIQQVLANPEFSAQGASSTINFLPSGDRNLRGTLVEIYPGKKSGTGYDFVTLDTKAK